In Modestobacter versicolor, a single genomic region encodes these proteins:
- a CDS encoding response regulator transcription factor, with translation MTGPRQPLRVVLVDDHRLFRESLGALLAVHEGIEVVAEGSNGEDAVRLARQHRPDVVLLDVEMPGQSVLTSLVEVRSASPTTRIVVLTMHENTTLARQLLLRGASAYLIKTIGHHELVAAIRATTEREQDMVTLSVSRGGLAGLAATGAPVLSDRELEVLALVSRAYSNSLIAQELRISEGTVKRHLSNINTKLGSTSRLDAVRRATRARLLAPGLLED, from the coding sequence ATGACCGGGCCGCGGCAGCCCCTGCGGGTCGTCCTCGTCGACGACCACCGGTTGTTCCGGGAGAGCCTCGGAGCCCTGCTCGCCGTGCACGAGGGCATCGAGGTCGTCGCCGAGGGGTCGAACGGCGAGGACGCCGTGCGGCTGGCCCGCCAGCACCGCCCCGACGTCGTCCTGCTCGACGTCGAGATGCCCGGGCAGTCGGTGCTCACCTCGCTGGTCGAGGTGCGCAGCGCGTCGCCGACCACCCGGATCGTGGTGCTGACCATGCACGAGAACACCACGCTGGCCCGGCAGCTGCTGCTCCGCGGGGCGTCGGCCTACCTGATCAAGACCATCGGGCACCACGAGCTGGTCGCCGCGATCCGGGCGACCACCGAGCGCGAGCAGGACATGGTCACCCTGTCGGTCTCCCGGGGCGGGCTGGCCGGCCTGGCCGCCACCGGTGCCCCGGTGCTGTCCGACCGGGAGCTGGAGGTGCTCGCGCTGGTCTCCCGGGCGTACAGCAACTCGCTGATCGCCCAGGAGCTGCGGATCAGCGAGGGCACCGTGAAGCGGCACCTGAGCAACATCAACACCAAGCTCGGGTCGACGTCGCGGTTGGACGCCGTCCGCCGGGCCACCCGCGCCCGGCTGCTGGCGCCCGGCCTGCTCGAGGACTGA
- a CDS encoding sensor histidine kinase, whose translation MPAPGDAEVDAAVVADFVAEVTVVAPRLSADQARIEQMRGRAAAVLQVVHARLRGLPPPEAPSPGVDVGAVRARTGIHPEESLRAAGVLFRQSLPPLVQHHPELPAERVALVLHEVIDELVVPAAVSYVDVLLSRISDANRDERRRVARDLHDHTSHGIGAAIQGVDLALHLLATGQTPDVARLQTTRQVLLDTLNDVRGMATRLRDVVGQRSLGRALQEYLDFTAPVGLEVTLVEEGEADQPLPAHVKEESYLIVREAVRNSLVHGAGATRLDVAVVVGGGHLQATVADDGSGFDPTVVDTTRTVGLASLRERAEGLGGSVALQAGPGGVRLELTVPLPSAGA comes from the coding sequence ATGCCCGCACCGGGGGATGCGGAGGTCGACGCTGCCGTCGTCGCGGACTTCGTCGCCGAGGTGACCGTCGTCGCCCCGCGGCTGTCGGCCGACCAGGCCCGGATCGAGCAGATGCGCGGCCGCGCCGCCGCCGTCCTGCAGGTGGTGCACGCCCGGCTGCGCGGGCTGCCCCCGCCCGAGGCACCTTCTCCCGGGGTCGACGTGGGCGCCGTCCGGGCGCGCACCGGGATCCACCCGGAGGAGTCGCTGCGGGCCGCCGGGGTGCTGTTCCGGCAGTCGCTGCCGCCGCTGGTCCAGCACCACCCGGAGCTGCCCGCCGAACGGGTGGCGCTGGTGCTGCACGAGGTCATCGACGAGCTCGTCGTCCCGGCCGCGGTCTCCTACGTCGACGTCCTGCTGTCCCGGATCAGCGACGCCAACCGGGACGAGCGCCGCCGGGTGGCCCGCGACCTGCACGACCACACCAGCCACGGCATCGGTGCCGCCATCCAGGGCGTCGACCTGGCGCTGCACCTGCTGGCCACCGGCCAGACCCCCGACGTCGCCCGGCTGCAGACGACCCGGCAAGTCCTGCTGGACACGCTCAACGACGTACGCGGGATGGCCACCCGGCTGCGCGACGTGGTCGGCCAGCGCAGCCTGGGCCGGGCCCTGCAGGAGTACCTGGACTTCACCGCCCCGGTGGGGCTGGAGGTCACGCTGGTCGAGGAGGGCGAGGCAGACCAACCGCTGCCCGCCCACGTCAAGGAGGAGAGCTACCTGATCGTGCGCGAGGCCGTCCGCAACTCCCTGGTCCACGGCGCCGGCGCCACCAGGTTGGACGTCGCCGTCGTCGTCGGCGGCGGGCACCTGCAGGCCACGGTCGCCGACGACGGCTCCGGCTTCGACCCGACCGTCGTCGACACCACCCGGACCGTCGGGCTGGCCTCCCTGCGCGAGCGCGCCGAGGGCCTGGGCGGCAGCGTCGCGCTGCAGGCCGGGCCCGGCGGCGTCCGGCTCGAGCTCACCGTCCCGCTGCCCTCGGCCGGCGCATGA
- a CDS encoding UbiA family prenyltransferase: MSVVQRTPLPVTALLWAETRPVVQAIFAVRYWVGALVVLAGGGAFGPAVVLGSLGWLLLTMSIYLVNGVSDLTADRANGSDRPLARGLIGAHGAVRVAWALAAASLLLTALTGTLALVLCAVAMGVLGWAYSVGPHPLKNSVAGTAVASAGGGLLTYLAGAAAAGGLPDGPYVAVFVLLALWMAVAGAAKDLGDRSGDEAAGRRTLPVVAGHRAATRVIAAGCLALGTTTVVVAGTWPEVLLPALVLCLGAVVVAVLALRTREDLPRALVRRPYRAFMVTQYAVNPALLLSVLV, from the coding sequence GTGTCCGTCGTCCAGCGCACGCCGCTCCCGGTGACGGCGCTGCTCTGGGCGGAGACGCGCCCGGTGGTCCAGGCGATCTTCGCCGTCCGGTACTGGGTCGGTGCCCTGGTCGTGCTGGCCGGCGGCGGCGCGTTCGGCCCCGCCGTCGTCCTGGGCTCGCTCGGCTGGCTGCTGCTCACCATGAGCATCTACCTCGTCAACGGCGTCTCGGACCTGACCGCCGACCGGGCCAACGGCTCCGACCGCCCGCTGGCCCGCGGGCTGATCGGCGCCCACGGGGCGGTGCGGGTCGCCTGGGCGCTGGCCGCGGCGAGCCTGCTGCTGACGGCGCTGACCGGCACGCTCGCGCTGGTCCTCTGTGCGGTGGCGATGGGCGTGCTCGGCTGGGCGTACAGCGTCGGGCCGCACCCGCTGAAGAACTCGGTGGCCGGCACCGCGGTGGCCTCGGCCGGGGGCGGGTTGCTCACCTACCTGGCCGGCGCGGCAGCGGCCGGCGGCCTGCCCGACGGGCCCTACGTCGCGGTGTTCGTCCTGCTCGCCCTCTGGATGGCGGTGGCCGGTGCCGCCAAGGACCTCGGTGACCGGTCCGGCGACGAGGCCGCGGGGCGCCGCACCCTGCCGGTGGTCGCCGGCCACCGGGCCGCCACCCGGGTGATCGCCGCCGGCTGCCTGGCGCTGGGCACGACCACCGTCGTGGTCGCCGGCACGTGGCCCGAGGTGCTGCTGCCGGCCCTGGTCCTCTGCCTCGGCGCGGTGGTGGTGGCCGTGCTGGCGCTGCGCACCCGGGAGGACCTGCCCCGGGCGCTGGTGCGGCGGCCCTATCGTGCGTTCATGGTCACCCAGTACGCGGTCAACCCGGCGCTGCTGCTGAGCGTGCTGGTCTGA
- a CDS encoding cytidine deaminase, with protein sequence MSSAELDPEDAKLITLARSARGRTGAAEGAAVRDTDGRTYLAATVSLPSLQLSALQAAVAAAVSSGVEGLEAAAVVSAAESVEQAGLAAVHDLTATAPVLLAGPDGVVRSRV encoded by the coding sequence GTGAGCTCCGCAGAACTGGACCCCGAGGACGCCAAGCTGATCACCCTGGCCCGGTCGGCGCGCGGCCGCACCGGGGCTGCTGAGGGCGCGGCCGTGCGCGACACCGACGGGCGCACCTACCTGGCCGCGACGGTCTCGCTGCCCTCGCTGCAGCTCTCCGCGTTGCAGGCCGCGGTCGCCGCCGCGGTCTCCAGCGGTGTCGAGGGGCTCGAGGCGGCCGCCGTGGTGAGCGCCGCGGAGTCGGTGGAGCAGGCGGGGCTGGCGGCCGTCCACGACCTCACCGCGACGGCCCCGGTCCTGCTCGCCGGGCCGGACGGCGTCGTCCGCAGCCGGGTTTAG
- a CDS encoding hemolysin family protein, producing MSATAIVLLVIAVVLVLVAGVFAALDAALQRLSKARVDELRRDGVKRASALVQVMEERSRHVALLLLLRIVCETAATVMVALIFYVQFDGLTVGVVTAIVVMTVVSYVLIGVGPRTLGRQHAYPIALSAAPLIRLLGRVLGPIATLLILLGNAITPGRGYRDGPFSSEVELRELVDMAEERGVVEAGERNMIHGVFELGDTIAREVMVPRPDVVWIERGKTLRQALALCLRSGFSRLPVIGDNVDDIIGVVFMKDLVRRSQGSSDSRASEPRVEDLLRPATFVPESKPVDELLRDMQASRTHMAVVVDEYGGFAGLVTIEDILEEIVGEIDDEHDTVQRPPVEELEDGSVRITARLPVEDLADLFKVELPDDDGVETVGGLLARELGVVPIEGSEAEVGGLRLVAESTGGRRNQIDTILVCRVPEPGQDDETADETAREPEPAAVEG from the coding sequence ATGAGCGCGACAGCGATCGTCCTGCTGGTGATCGCCGTCGTCCTGGTGCTGGTCGCGGGTGTCTTCGCCGCGCTCGACGCCGCGCTGCAGCGGCTGAGCAAGGCGCGGGTCGACGAGCTGCGCCGCGACGGGGTGAAGCGCGCCTCCGCACTGGTCCAGGTGATGGAGGAGCGCTCCCGGCACGTCGCGCTGCTCCTGCTGCTGCGGATCGTCTGCGAGACGGCGGCCACCGTGATGGTGGCGCTGATCTTCTACGTCCAGTTCGACGGCCTCACCGTGGGCGTGGTCACCGCGATCGTGGTCATGACGGTGGTCAGCTACGTGCTCATCGGGGTCGGCCCGCGCACCCTGGGCCGGCAGCACGCCTACCCGATCGCGCTGTCGGCCGCGCCGCTGATCCGGCTGCTGGGCCGGGTGCTCGGCCCGATCGCCACGCTGCTGATCCTCCTCGGCAACGCCATCACCCCCGGCCGCGGTTACCGCGACGGCCCGTTCAGCAGCGAGGTCGAGCTGCGCGAGCTGGTCGACATGGCCGAGGAGCGCGGCGTCGTGGAGGCCGGCGAGCGGAACATGATCCACGGCGTCTTCGAGCTCGGCGACACCATCGCCCGCGAGGTGATGGTGCCCCGCCCCGACGTGGTGTGGATCGAGCGCGGCAAGACGCTCCGCCAGGCGCTGGCCCTCTGCCTGCGCAGCGGCTTCAGCCGGCTGCCGGTGATCGGCGACAACGTCGACGACATCATCGGCGTGGTCTTCATGAAGGACCTCGTCCGCCGTTCCCAGGGCTCCTCCGACTCCCGTGCCAGCGAGCCGCGGGTCGAGGACCTGCTGCGCCCGGCCACCTTCGTCCCGGAGTCCAAGCCGGTCGACGAGCTGCTCCGGGACATGCAGGCCTCCCGCACGCACATGGCCGTCGTGGTCGACGAGTACGGCGGCTTCGCCGGCCTGGTCACCATCGAGGACATCCTCGAGGAGATCGTCGGCGAGATCGACGACGAGCACGACACCGTGCAGCGCCCGCCGGTCGAGGAGCTCGAGGACGGCTCGGTGCGGATCACCGCCCGGCTGCCGGTCGAGGACCTCGCCGACCTGTTCAAGGTCGAGCTGCCCGATGACGACGGCGTCGAGACCGTCGGCGGCCTGCTCGCCCGCGAGCTGGGCGTGGTGCCGATCGAGGGCTCCGAGGCCGAGGTGGGCGGGTTGCGGCTGGTCGCCGAGAGCACCGGCGGCCGGCGCAACCAGATCGACACCATCCTGGTCTGCCGGGTGCCCGAGCCGGGTCAGGACGACGAGACCGCCGACGAGACCGCCCGGGAGCCCGAGCCCGCCGCCGTGGAAGGCTGA
- the ybeY gene encoding rRNA maturation RNase YbeY — translation MPVEVANESEIAVDGQALAGVCRYVLDSMEVSPLAELSVLCVDVDYMATLHERWMGEKGPTDVLAFPMDELDTARPDDPDPGPALLGDVVLCPAVAVRQARAAGHSMADELLLLATHGVLHLLGYDHMEPDEEKEMFGLQSKLLEGWRAVPRERVTGEPTEPEQR, via the coding sequence GTGCCCGTCGAGGTCGCCAACGAGTCCGAGATCGCCGTCGACGGGCAGGCGCTGGCCGGCGTCTGCCGCTACGTGCTCGACTCCATGGAGGTCAGCCCGCTGGCCGAGCTGTCGGTGCTGTGCGTCGACGTCGACTACATGGCCACCCTGCACGAGCGGTGGATGGGCGAGAAGGGCCCGACCGACGTGCTGGCCTTCCCGATGGACGAGCTGGACACCGCCCGCCCCGACGACCCGGACCCCGGTCCGGCGCTGCTCGGTGACGTCGTGCTGTGCCCGGCCGTGGCCGTCCGCCAGGCCCGCGCGGCCGGCCACTCGATGGCCGACGAGCTGCTCCTGCTCGCCACCCACGGCGTGCTGCACCTGCTGGGCTACGACCACATGGAGCCCGACGAGGAGAAGGAGATGTTCGGCCTGCAGTCCAAGCTCCTCGAGGGCTGGCGCGCCGTGCCCCGGGAGCGGGTCACCGGCGAACCGACGGAGCCGGAACAGCGATGA
- a CDS encoding PhoH family protein, producing the protein MPDTSPDAVPETIASSRELSARAAAAGVPDGVAAPAAVRTSITVPESVSMVALLGSGDELLRLVEEELSADVHVRGNEIAITGQPGDNAFAVRVFDELIALLATGQALRPDSVRRVVGMLRAGGSERPAEVLSLDIISRRGRTIRPKTLNQKRYVDAIDTHSVIFGIGPAGTGKTYLAMAKAVQALQTKQVNRIILTRPAVEAGERLGFLPGSLSDKIDPYLRPLYDALHDMVDPESIPRLMAAGTIEVAPLAYMRGRTLNDAFVILDEAQNTTAEQMKMFLTRLGFGSKMVVTGDVTQVDLPGGAQSGLRIVREILEGIDDVHFSTLTSTDVVRHRLVGDIVDAYERWDASRQPATTGPARAPRPSRNPRQQGS; encoded by the coding sequence TTGCCCGACACCTCACCAGACGCCGTCCCGGAGACCATCGCGTCCTCCCGTGAGCTGTCCGCGCGTGCCGCGGCAGCCGGCGTCCCGGACGGTGTGGCCGCACCGGCCGCCGTCCGCACCTCCATCACCGTCCCCGAGTCCGTCTCCATGGTCGCCCTGCTGGGCTCCGGGGACGAGCTCCTCCGCCTGGTCGAGGAGGAGCTGAGCGCCGACGTCCACGTGCGGGGCAACGAGATCGCGATCACCGGGCAGCCGGGCGACAACGCCTTCGCCGTCCGGGTCTTCGACGAGCTGATCGCGCTGCTGGCCACCGGTCAGGCGCTGCGGCCGGACTCGGTGCGCCGCGTCGTCGGCATGCTCCGCGCCGGTGGCTCCGAGCGGCCGGCAGAGGTGCTCAGCCTCGACATCATCAGCCGCCGCGGCCGCACCATCCGGCCCAAGACGCTGAACCAGAAGCGCTACGTCGACGCGATCGACACCCACAGCGTGATCTTCGGCATCGGCCCGGCCGGTACCGGCAAGACCTACCTGGCGATGGCCAAGGCCGTGCAGGCGCTGCAGACCAAGCAGGTCAACCGGATCATCCTCACCCGCCCCGCGGTCGAGGCCGGCGAGCGGCTGGGCTTCCTGCCCGGCTCGCTGTCGGACAAGATCGACCCCTACCTGCGGCCGCTGTACGACGCGCTGCACGACATGGTCGACCCCGAGTCGATCCCGCGGCTGATGGCCGCCGGCACGATCGAGGTCGCCCCGCTGGCCTACATGCGCGGGCGCACGCTCAACGACGCGTTCGTCATCCTGGACGAGGCGCAGAACACCACCGCCGAGCAGATGAAGATGTTCCTCACCCGGCTCGGCTTCGGCTCCAAGATGGTCGTCACCGGCGACGTCACCCAGGTCGACCTGCCCGGCGGGGCCCAGAGCGGGCTGCGCATCGTGCGGGAGATCCTCGAGGGCATCGACGACGTGCACTTCTCCACGCTGACCAGCACCGACGTCGTCCGGCACCGGCTCGTCGGCGACATCGTCGACGCCTACGAGCGCTGGGACGCCAGCCGGCAGCCCGCCACCACGGGCCCGGCCCGGGCCCCGCGGCCCAGCCGCAACCCCCGCCAGCAGGGGAGCTGA
- a CDS encoding histidine triad nucleotide-binding protein → MTQGPSDCLFCRMVAGEVPPDVVRETDRTLAFRDINPQAPTHVLVIPKEHHATLGALAAADPGLTAELAAAAHAVAVQEGLASEAGPEPGYRLVANSGPQAGQTVHHVHLHVLGGRALQWPPG, encoded by the coding sequence ATGACCCAGGGCCCGAGCGACTGCCTGTTCTGCCGGATGGTGGCGGGGGAGGTCCCGCCCGACGTCGTCCGGGAGACCGACCGGACGCTGGCCTTCCGGGACATCAACCCGCAGGCCCCCACCCACGTGCTGGTGATCCCCAAGGAGCACCACGCCACGCTCGGCGCGCTGGCCGCCGCCGACCCGGGGCTCACCGCCGAGCTGGCCGCCGCCGCGCACGCGGTCGCGGTCCAGGAGGGACTGGCCTCCGAGGCCGGCCCCGAGCCGGGGTACCGGCTGGTCGCCAACAGCGGTCCGCAGGCAGGTCAGACCGTGCACCACGTGCATCTGCACGTGCTCGGTGGCCGCGCCCTGCAGTGGCCGCCGGGCTGA
- a CDS encoding putative selenate ABC transporter substrate-binding protein, with translation MLGRRGFLAGSAAVLAATLAACGRSSPVSSSGGSTGSSGGRGTLSIGAIPDQDPEVLQRLYGTVAGSMSAALDLDVVYQPVTDYGAAVSLFRTGDLDLVWFGGLTGVQARLQTPGAEPIAQRDIDADFHSVFVVNASTGLAPADDLTPLAPLRFTYGSETSTSGRLMPAYFLQEQGVDPQGFPGGPCFSGSHDATLALVASGTYLAGVLNEQVWTSRTADGSVDPAVVEYARTPAYHDYHWLLGPQATERLGDDLAGRLTGYFTGLPADDEVLQLFGAGSFIETEPGNYTQIEEIGRALGLVS, from the coding sequence GTGCTCGGCAGGCGGGGCTTCCTCGCCGGCAGCGCCGCCGTGCTGGCCGCCACGCTCGCCGCCTGCGGCCGCTCCTCCCCCGTGTCGTCGTCCGGGGGGTCGACCGGCTCCTCCGGCGGCCGCGGCACGCTGAGCATCGGCGCCATCCCCGACCAGGACCCCGAGGTCCTGCAGCGGCTCTACGGCACGGTCGCCGGCTCGATGTCCGCGGCGCTCGACCTGGACGTCGTCTACCAGCCGGTCACCGACTACGGCGCCGCCGTCTCCCTCTTCCGCACCGGCGACCTGGACCTGGTCTGGTTCGGCGGGCTCACCGGCGTGCAGGCCCGGCTGCAGACCCCCGGTGCCGAGCCGATCGCCCAGCGCGACATCGACGCCGACTTCCACTCCGTGTTCGTCGTCAACGCCTCCACCGGGCTGGCACCGGCCGACGACCTCACCCCGCTGGCGCCGCTGCGCTTCACCTACGGCAGCGAGACCTCGACGTCGGGCCGGCTGATGCCGGCGTACTTCCTGCAGGAGCAGGGCGTCGACCCGCAGGGCTTCCCCGGCGGCCCGTGCTTCTCCGGCTCGCACGACGCGACCCTCGCGCTGGTCGCGTCGGGCACCTACCTGGCCGGGGTGCTCAACGAGCAGGTGTGGACCTCGCGCACCGCCGACGGATCGGTCGACCCGGCGGTCGTCGAGTACGCCCGGACACCGGCGTACCACGACTACCACTGGCTGCTCGGCCCGCAGGCGACCGAGCGGCTCGGGGACGACCTGGCCGGCCGGCTGACCGGGTACTTCACCGGTCTGCCCGCGGACGACGAGGTCCTGCAGCTGTTCGGCGCCGGCTCCTTCATCGAGACCGAACCCGGCAACTACACGCAGATCGAGGAGATCGGCCGGGCGCTGGGACTGGTCAGCTGA
- a CDS encoding phosphonate ABC transporter ATP-binding protein: protein MAGVDLTVDAGERVAVVGPSGAGKSTLLALANGSVTPTAGSVQVFGVPAGQLHGRALRRLRARVGTVHQHLELVDQLRVVHNVNAGRLSRWPAWRAAWSLARPQGLPEVLEALTRVGLADRVFDRTDQLSGGQQQRVAVARLLVQRPDLVLADEPASALDPLLADRVLGLLAEPAADRGGALVASLHDPALALRHCTRVVGLVEGRVELDAPAGRLTLGDLADFYGAPR from the coding sequence CTGGCCGGGGTCGACCTGACCGTCGACGCCGGTGAGCGGGTGGCGGTCGTCGGCCCGTCCGGTGCCGGCAAGTCGACGCTGCTGGCGCTGGCCAACGGGTCGGTGACCCCGACGGCCGGCTCGGTGCAGGTGTTCGGGGTGCCAGCCGGCCAGCTGCACGGCCGGGCGCTGCGCCGGCTGCGGGCGCGGGTCGGCACCGTGCACCAGCACCTGGAGCTGGTCGACCAGCTGCGGGTGGTGCACAACGTCAACGCCGGGCGGCTGTCGCGCTGGCCGGCCTGGCGGGCGGCCTGGTCGCTGGCCCGGCCGCAGGGGCTGCCGGAGGTGCTCGAGGCGCTCACCCGGGTGGGGTTGGCCGACCGGGTGTTCGACCGCACCGACCAGCTCTCCGGCGGGCAGCAGCAGCGGGTGGCGGTCGCCCGGCTGCTGGTGCAGCGCCCGGACCTGGTGCTGGCCGACGAGCCCGCCTCGGCCCTGGACCCGCTGCTCGCCGACCGGGTGCTGGGCCTGCTCGCCGAGCCGGCCGCCGACCGGGGCGGGGCGCTGGTCGCGTCGCTGCACGACCCGGCGCTGGCGCTGCGGCACTGCACCCGGGTGGTCGGCCTGGTCGAAGGCCGGGTGGAGCTGGACGCGCCCGCCGGTCGGCTGACCCTCGGCGACCTGGCCGACTTCTACGGCGCGCCCCGGTGA
- a CDS encoding PhnE/PtxC family ABC transporter permease produces the protein MTAVLTRPVAPPLHRVRARWGWGLGAAAVLVWSLAGAGLFADEVVNPAGSAQFGRFASAALSPALDGDFLGVLATSVLVTIAYAALGAALAVALGAIGAVAVARTTWGRRRTGWTLARGALAVPRGLHEAVWGLLLVNLLGLDPWVGVLAIGIPYGAVTAKVFADLLDEVPRGAYTALLAAGAGRVPAALYGLLPPASGGLLSYSFYRLECAVRSAVVLGLIGAGGLGYQLSLSFSSLRWPQVWSCVYALALLCLVAEVAGRAVRRRVASPRSSGGRLRRDPLLTTAVAGTLLGVAWSWWYLALSPATLVADRTGEQLRYVLSAAWPPDTDGPLLRAVGTAAVDTVQMSVIAIAVATAGAVLLAGVAAHPPAGVGWGRRLTGTAVRLALLLLRAVPPPVWALVLLFVLRPGILPGALALGVYTLGVLGRLAAEATEELDPRPKAALAALGAGPVAGWLYGVLPRATGPVLAFALYRWEVAIRDTVLVGLLGAGGLGALLATQVSRFDWGAVTTVLVALVVLTAAVDLVSARARAALR, from the coding sequence GTGACCGCCGTCCTCACCCGGCCGGTCGCGCCCCCGCTGCACCGGGTGCGGGCGCGCTGGGGCTGGGGGCTGGGTGCGGCCGCCGTGCTCGTCTGGTCGCTGGCCGGTGCCGGGCTGTTCGCCGACGAGGTGGTCAACCCCGCCGGGTCCGCGCAGTTCGGCCGGTTCGCCTCCGCCGCCCTCTCCCCCGCCCTGGACGGCGACTTCCTCGGGGTGCTCGCCACCTCGGTGCTGGTCACCATCGCCTACGCCGCGCTCGGCGCCGCCCTGGCGGTCGCGCTGGGTGCGATCGGTGCGGTCGCCGTCGCCCGGACGACGTGGGGACGGCGCCGCACCGGGTGGACGCTCGCCCGCGGGGCCCTCGCCGTGCCGCGCGGCCTGCACGAGGCGGTGTGGGGGCTGCTGCTGGTCAACCTGCTCGGGCTGGACCCGTGGGTCGGGGTGCTGGCGATCGGGATCCCGTACGGCGCGGTGACCGCGAAGGTCTTCGCCGACCTGCTCGACGAGGTGCCCCGGGGCGCGTACACCGCGCTGCTGGCCGCCGGGGCCGGCCGGGTGCCGGCCGCGCTGTACGGGCTGCTGCCGCCGGCGTCGGGCGGGCTGCTGTCCTACTCGTTCTACCGGCTGGAGTGCGCGGTGCGCTCGGCCGTCGTGCTCGGCCTGATCGGCGCCGGCGGGCTGGGCTACCAGCTGTCGTTGTCGTTCAGCTCGCTGCGCTGGCCGCAGGTGTGGTCGTGCGTCTACGCGCTCGCGCTGCTCTGCCTGGTCGCCGAGGTCGCCGGCCGGGCGGTGCGGCGGCGGGTGGCCTCCCCCCGCTCCTCGGGCGGCCGGCTGCGCCGTGACCCGCTGCTGACCACCGCGGTGGCCGGGACGCTGCTCGGCGTCGCGTGGTCGTGGTGGTACCTGGCGCTGTCCCCGGCGACGCTGGTCGCCGACCGCACCGGCGAGCAGCTGCGCTACGTGCTCTCGGCCGCCTGGCCGCCCGACACCGACGGCCCGCTGCTGCGGGCGGTCGGCACCGCGGCGGTCGACACGGTGCAGATGTCGGTGATCGCGATCGCGGTGGCGACGGCGGGCGCGGTGCTGCTGGCCGGGGTGGCGGCGCACCCGCCGGCCGGGGTGGGGTGGGGGCGGCGGCTGACCGGGACCGCCGTCCGGCTGGCCCTGCTGCTGCTCCGAGCGGTGCCGCCGCCGGTGTGGGCGCTGGTGCTGCTGTTCGTGCTGCGGCCGGGGATCCTGCCCGGCGCGCTGGCGCTGGGCGTCTACACGCTGGGCGTGCTCGGCCGGCTGGCCGCGGAGGCGACCGAGGAGCTGGACCCCCGGCCGAAGGCGGCGCTGGCCGCGCTGGGCGCCGGGCCGGTCGCCGGGTGGCTGTACGGCGTGCTGCCGCGGGCGACCGGGCCGGTGCTGGCGTTCGCGCTGTACCGGTGGGAGGTCGCGATCCGGGACACCGTGCTGGTCGGCCTGCTCGGCGCCGGCGGGCTCGGGGCGCTGCTGGCCACCCAGGTGTCCAGGTTCGACTGGGGCGCTGTGACCACGGTGCTGGTCGCGCTGGTGGTGCTGACCGCGGCGGTCGACCTGGTCAGCGCCCGCGCCCGGGCCGCCCTGCGCTGA
- a CDS encoding 16S rRNA (uracil(1498)-N(3))-methyltransferase, translating into MSEAPEADGAPLFLVDEVPAGNVLTVDGAEGRHAVDVLRLGVGERVRVSDGQGLVVIGSVLAAADSAMQVQVLTRHDVPAPDPTFVLVQALPKGDHGPLAVDLATELGVDRVVPWTAARCVTRWRDDRVDKGLAKWRSAARAASKQARRPRVPEVTEPMSTRQVCGMLADVDLALVLHEQARQPFTKVDVPKSGTIAVIVGPEGGLTDGEVVAFRAAGAHSVRLGAEVLRTSTAGAAALAALSARTRWA; encoded by the coding sequence ATGAGCGAGGCACCCGAGGCCGACGGCGCGCCGCTGTTCCTGGTCGACGAGGTGCCGGCCGGGAACGTGCTGACCGTGGACGGCGCCGAGGGGCGGCACGCCGTCGACGTGCTGCGGCTGGGCGTCGGTGAGCGGGTGCGGGTCAGCGACGGGCAGGGGCTGGTCGTCATCGGCTCGGTGCTCGCCGCGGCGGACTCCGCGATGCAGGTGCAGGTGCTCACCCGGCACGACGTCCCGGCGCCCGACCCGACGTTCGTGCTGGTCCAGGCGCTGCCCAAGGGCGACCACGGCCCGCTCGCCGTCGACCTGGCCACCGAGCTCGGCGTCGACCGCGTCGTCCCGTGGACCGCGGCCCGCTGCGTCACCCGGTGGCGCGACGACCGGGTGGACAAGGGCCTGGCGAAGTGGCGCTCGGCCGCGCGCGCGGCGAGCAAGCAGGCCCGGCGCCCGCGGGTGCCCGAGGTGACCGAGCCGATGAGCACCCGGCAGGTCTGCGGCATGCTCGCCGACGTCGACCTGGCCCTGGTGCTGCACGAGCAGGCGCGCCAGCCGTTCACCAAGGTCGACGTCCCGAAGAGCGGCACGATCGCCGTCATCGTCGGGCCCGAGGGCGGGCTCACGGACGGCGAGGTGGTCGCCTTCCGCGCGGCCGGCGCCCACTCGGTGCGGCTCGGCGCCGAGGTGCTCCGGACGTCGACCGCCGGTGCCGCCGCCCTCGCCGCGCTGTCCGCCCGCACCCGCTGGGCGTAG